The following is a genomic window from Caldicellulosiruptor danielii.
GAAGAACGCTTGCCAATCAAAGTATCTATTTCCCAATGCCCAAATTCTTCTCTGTTGTTTGCAACTTCAGGTCTCTCTTCTATACTTTTGCCTCTGGATTTGATTTTTGCTACTCTATACTTTATTTTTCTTGGCTTTAATCTAACTTTAACTGGCAAATCTATGTTCTTTACTCTTAACAATCCTCCTTCTATCCAATTGTATAGCGTCTTTGTACAAACCATTTCATCTTTGCTAAATCCAAGTTCCTGCCTACAATATCCAACTACTGCATCGGGCGACCATTTATCTTTCAGTATCTTTTCTTCTGCAAACTTTAAAAAGTTTTCAACCCCTAAAAGCTTACTCTTTCTACCACATTTTGCTCTGTTTTTTTCATACACAGCTTGACCTGTTTGAGCAAAGTATTTTTCAAATGTGCTCAGATCAGTTTTCATTTGAGTGGTTGTGCCTCTTTTCACTTCACGTGAAATTGTACTTGCACTTCTGCCTAATTCTCTGGCTATCCTTCTTATACCATACCCTAATTCTAACAGCTTCTGTATAATTCCTCTCTCTACTTCACTTAAGTGTTTAAATTTTCTTCTCTTTGTGCTATGATTATCATAAGCCATAGCTTCAAACCTCCTGTGTATGGTTTTGTCTTTTCAACTAATATCATACACAGTTTGAAGCTATGGCTTCAATATCTATTACCCCTGTTGCATTTAATTTTACAACAAACACTTTTAAAATAAAATTCCACATCAAAATACTAAACAAAAGTTTGAAGAATGTATGTTTTTGTGTTATAATTATCTAAAAACAATAATCATGAGAAGGGGAAATAAGTAGCATGAAAAAACAGCTTACTAAAAAGCAAGAGGAAATATTGGAGTTTATAAAAAAGAGGATTA
Proteins encoded in this region:
- a CDS encoding IS30 family transposase, with the protein product MAYDNHSTKRRKFKHLSEVERGIIQKLLELGYGIRRIARELGRSASTISREVKRGTTTQMKTDLSTFEKYFAQTGQAVYEKNRAKCGRKSKLLGVENFLKFAEEKILKDKWSPDAVVGYCRQELGFSKDEMVCTKTLYNWIEGGLLRVKNIDLPVKVRLKPRKIKYRVAKIKSRGKSIEERPEVANNREEFGHWEIDTLIGKRSSDNVLVTLTERKTRFGMIFVIPGRESSYVKDLFIKLQKILGDKFNKVFKSVTSDNGSEFSELGKVLNELGSEGYYTHPYSAYERGTNERMNGLIRRFLPKGKEIREISKEAIKRIQEWYNRLPRRIFNYKSSIERFLVEMKEICETEVIEKFLVEV